Proteins encoded together in one Macadamia integrifolia cultivar HAES 741 chromosome 8, SCU_Mint_v3, whole genome shotgun sequence window:
- the LOC122085915 gene encoding 3-ketoacyl-CoA synthase 5-like, with the protein METCSKLDQIFQTRHFLDYLPHNLQTKHVQSLLFSFIRLTTFLIAIFMEAFIFLYNLNLISHLLPLSCLFAFFAFERFLTRSHGTYLVDFSCFKPPSFCRVPSSTFIEHTSMFECFNKESVSFMSKIIASSGQGEETYLPPVLHYIPPRTHHQESINEAQMVLFPAMDDLLSKTKISPHDIDILIVNCSAFCPSPSLSSIVINRYSMRSDIKSFNLSGMGCSASAIGVDLANNLLKIHKNSFAIVLSTEIVSTGWYPGNDRSKLLLNCVFRMGSAAILLTNKKEAKCRSKYKLLRSIRTQRAFDDKGYMSAMREEDSKGITGVSLKRDLLEVAGETLRSNAWVLGASILPVSEKLRYGLSVLRKRFGDPSKEVYMPDFRSAIEHYCLPTSGMAVIREIGKGLKLEEGEMEAAMMTLHRFGNQSSASMWYELAYTEAKGKVKKRHKVWQLGMGTGPKASSVVWECERDLGGEFNKGPWFDCIHRYPIITTATNL; encoded by the exons ATGGAAACTTGTTCCAAGCTCGACCAGATTTTTCAGACTCGTCACTTCCTTGACTATCTTCCCCataatcttcaaacaaagcatgTTCAATCTCTTCTTTTCAGTTTCATTAGACTTACTACTTTCTTAATCGCGATCTTCATGGAagcttttattttcctatacaACTTGAACCTCATATCCCACCTCCTTCCCTTGTCTTGCTTATTCGCATTCTTCGCTTTCGAACGCTTCCTTACAAGATCTCATGGAACCTATCTGGTCGACTTCTCATGCTTCAAGCCTCCAAGCTTCTGCAGAGTCCCTTCTTCCACCTTCATCGAGCACACCTCCATGTTTGAATGCTTTAACAAAGAAAGCGTCTCTTTTATGAGCAAAATCATTGCTTCTTCAGGACAAGGAGAGGAAACTTATCTCCCACCTGTACTTCACTACATTCCACCAAGAACCCATCACCAAGAATCCATTAACGAAGCCCAAATGGTTCTTTTCCCTGCCATGGACGATCTTCTCtctaaaaccaaaatctcaCCTCACGATATCGACATCCTTATAGTGAACTGCAGCGCCTTCTGCCCTTCCCCTTCTCTGTCTTCCATTGTGATCAATAGATACTCCATGAGGTCCGACATTAAGAGCTTCAATCTCTCCGGAATGGGTTGCAGTGCCAGTGCTATTGGTGTTGATTTAGCTAACAATCTCTTAAAGATTCACAAAAATTCCTTCGCTATCGTTCTCAGCACCGAGATTGTCTCTACTGGTTGGTACCCAGGCAATGACCGTTCCAAATTGCTCCTCAACTGCGTCTTCCGAATGG GTAGTGCTGCAATCTTGCTTACAAACAAGAAAGAGGCTAAGTGTAGGTCCAAATACAAGCTACTACGATCAATTAGAACCCAGAGAGCGTTCGACGATAAAGGGTACATGTCTGCAATGCGTGAGGAGGATTCCAAAGGCATAACAGGGGTTTCTCTCAAGCGAGACTTGCTGGAGGTCGCCGGTGAGACACTCCGATCGAATGCTTGGGTTCTGGGTGCATCTATATTACCGGTATCAGAGAAGCTCCGATACGGTCTTTCAGTTCTGCGGAAGAGATTCGGGGATCCGTCAAAGGAGGTGTACATGCCGGATTTCAGGTCTGCTATTGAGCATTATTGTTTGCCAACATCAGGAATGGCGGTGATAAGGGAGATAGGGAAAGGGTTGAAGTTGGAAGAAGGAGAGATGGAGGCGGCAATGATGACGCTTCACCGGTTTGGGAACCAGTCGTCGGCGTCGATGTGGTACGAGTTGGCGTATACGGAGGCTAAAGGGAAGGTGAAGAAGAGGCATAAAGTGTGGCAGCTTGGGATGGGAACTGGACC